From a region of the Primulina eburnea isolate SZY01 chromosome 7, ASM2296580v1, whole genome shotgun sequence genome:
- the LOC140835754 gene encoding uncharacterized protein, with amino-acid sequence MVKVRYVTPVVSAVKAQRALAKGGEGYLIYVVDVSKDVIDVKNIPAVDEFPDTFPDEILGFPLEREVEVKIELVPGTKPISRALYRLAPTEMKELKQQLARLANGDNTYGFVFQTDGTLCLSGIFVVPEDSKLRDEILSQARRRNLSIHPGSMKMYKDLKTSREYSFDCMARLYIQEILNYHGVPTSIVSDRDPHFTSRFWGSFQNVLGTTLSLSTAYRLETDGQSERTVQTLEYMLRACALDFGPSWHDHLLLVEFAYNNNYYNSIGMAPFEAYGRHCRTPLFWDEVGERQVQGPELLHQGIEVVELIKKRI; translated from the exons atggtaaaagtacggtacgttacaccaGTAGTGTCTGCTGTAAAGGCACAACGGGCTTTAGCGAAAGGTGGAGAAGGATACCTCATTTATGTTGTTGACGTATCGAAGGATGTAATTGACGTGAAGAACATTCCAGCAGTCGATGAGTTTCCTGATACTTTCCCCGATGAAATTCTCGGATTTCCTCTAGAGAGGGAAGTGGAAGTGAAAATAGAGTTGGTACCAGGGACCAAACCTATCTCTAGAGCTCTTTATAGATTGGCACCAAcggagatgaaagagttgaaacaacagttAGCAAGGTTGGCAAACGGAGACAACACATATGGCTTTGTGTTCCAAacagatggaaccttgtgtCTGTCAGGAATATtcgtagttccagaagattctaaattaagagacgagattttatctcaagccCGTAGGAGAAATTTGAGTATCCACCCTGgaagcatgaaaatgtataaggatttgaagacCAG tCGGGAATACAGTTTCGATTGCATGGCAAGACTATATATCCAAGAGATTCTTAATTATCACGGTGTGCCAACAAGTatagtcagtgacagagatccacaTTTTACCTCAAGGTTCTGGGGAAGTTTTCAAAACGTGTTGGGGACGacattgagtctgagtactgcctatCGTCTagagaccgatggtcagtctgagaggaCTGTTCAGACACTCGAGTACATGTTGCGTGCTTGTGCTTTGGATTTTGGACCATCATGGCATGATCATCTGCTGCTTGTGgagtttgcatataacaatAACTACTACAAcagcattggtatggctccgttcgaAGCATATGGTAGACATTGTCGGACTCCATTGTTTTGGGACGAAGTAGGAGAACGACAGGTGCAAGGACCTGAATTATTGCATCAAGGTATTGAAGTAGTGGAATTGATCAAGAAGAGAATTTAA